One region of Carassius carassius chromosome 41, fCarCar2.1, whole genome shotgun sequence genomic DNA includes:
- the LOC132123333 gene encoding arf-GAP with Rho-GAP domain, ANK repeat and PH domain-containing protein 1-like, whose amino-acid sequence MSLIRPESSLSVAEWLNALRLDQYCSVFQEAGLGTLWECHDLSSAQLQRMGVALPGHRKRILGSLHKLLPSAGGMEEDEEREEERPVARERTKFRKTADDGTMENSDAGRRRPPIPPRVMPNRPPVPFTPGSVTMASAPEPISIPEQKETSTPAGRTKPIPTPRPRPEHLSLKGPAQQLQTSERKPSPVSPSSSSSSSECFHLYEQCSSPAQGEAGIPPLPPKSYAVGVSKEPRDVPYMPPVPPPRVSCGTTASPMSTSSGSPPTFSSPADDPFDTDRVPDVPPRKIRPPKESSERDVRNQLDSDESSDEYDECEPSGDAKLIDMASKMSLVVPKARKARYSSLCSDDELLEDDTNCYESVSEKRSSWIEDFGSISGSQNSIYLPNTGHVSAPPPREDPASTSVPVIKMGWLYKNPPQGSLIYQHRWVKLDAEYLRYFDTEKDVYSKRIIPTLSITSVVNVGEQKFEVVTHNRTFLFRAESDLERSEWVTVLKSCVGVSHARTSLDVTFNPCVSYEMKGYLELRGLRSKLYTVVCADKVFLYKNTEDYRLGIGITSIDMNVGNVKEVDRRAFDLTTPYRIFSFVADTDQLKDQWVEAMRNSIAEALSNYEVAERIWAEPSNQMCADCSAAKPEWAAINLCVVFCKRCAGEHRGLGQSISKVRSLKMDKKVWTDDLIQLFLALGNERANQFWAANVPPSEALTLNSSSEERRRFIAAKYREGKYRRYHPLFGNQRELNNALCINVQSSDVCETLALVFCGADVSCDTGDPELTSPIALAQHHGQNLQLEFLMQNRNTELPRSEVKVAIDRVHYMAPPSVTHNGFLFKTASMARPITEKKGKEDFSRRWCVLNDGNFSYYESDKNATPNGGLKMKEIVCLAVSPPETHGYDHTFELYSEAERLYLFGTDNPETMREWVKSIAKSFIPAAAEDLLLKDFERIGRLRYKDRLNREMSRLGWFCLVGSSLHIRLEEHAADETIDLQKLQELSIQPENEVLVLVERGRTLYIEGERKLDFQGWAAAIQRAAGSSGDTLSQQQLTEADIPVIVERCIHFTTQYGLTSEGIYRKSGVNSKIAALLEEFRRDARCVWLKEGEHQVDDVSNVLKRFFRDIEEGLFGLDAHSWLSATAFTDESSRICQYRLLFSNLPRVNQATLRALVNHLYCVQRFADLNQMNLHNLAIVFGPTLFQADGKDYSAGRVIEDLIQHYVTIFAVNELQLKKQLDEITYIIKLRDNLAPKAGTGSGDFICTVYLEEKKDTAEQHVKIPATMTAAELTFEILDRRKISVKEKDYWCCFEVNEKEEMERPLHYQEKVLPIFHSLGTDSHLLVKKHFSMEAMLVYLASKVEVSKHGMMKFREERSLLGLSTGSFNDRYFILTNTSLRLYKEVRSNRAEREWPVKCLKVYHGIKKKLRPPTCWGLTVIYESEKQEKQERQQWCLCCDTQNEMREWFATFMSVQNGGRVWPAEWLKSRAASRSVPLDARFGNVSLIPLRGSENEMRNSVAAFTADPLALFRNV is encoded by the exons ATGTCCTTGATCCGGCCGGAGAGTTCTCTGTCTGTGGCTGAGTGGCTGAACGCCCTCCGGCTCGACCAGTACTGCTCCGTCTTCCAGGAGGCGGGGCTTGGAACGCTGTGGGAGTGTCATGATCTAAGCTCCGCCCAGCTTCAGCGAATGGGCGTGGCTCTGCCCGGCCACAGGAAGCGGATCCTCGGCAGCCTGCACAAGCTCCTCCCCTCGGCGGGGGGGATGGAGGAGGACGAGGAGCGAGAGGAGGAGAGGCCCGTCGCCCGAGAAAGAACCAAATTCAGAAAGACTGCAGACGACGGGACGATGGAAAACAGCGACGCAGGTAGACGTCGACCTCCCATCCCGCCTCGGGTCATGCCCAATCGACCCCCCGTTCCCTTCACGCCCGGGTCGGTAACAATGGCGAGCGCTCCTGAGCCTATCAGCATCCCCGAACAAAAGGAAACGTCCACACCTGCCGGACGAACCAAGCCCATCCCAACTCCGAGGCCACGCCCAGAACACCTGTCTCTTAAAGGGCCGGCGCAGCAGCTCCAGACGAGCGAGAGGAAACCGTCTCCTGTGTCtccctcttcatcctcctcctcatcggAGTGCTTCCACCTGTACGAACAGTGTTCATCTCCCGCTCAGGGAGAAGCGGGgattcctcctcttcctcctaaGAGCTATGCGGTGGGCGTGTCTAAAGAGCCCAGAGACGTCCCGTACATGCCCCCCGTTCCACCGCCTCGGGTCTCCTGCGGCACGACTGCGAGTCCCATGAGCACATCATCCGGAAGCCCGCCCACATTCAG CTCTCCTGCAGATGATCCCTTCGACACGGATCGAGTCCCAGACGTCCCGCCGCGAAAGATCAGACCTCCGAAGGAGAGCTCAGAGAGAGACGTCAGAAACC AGTTGGATTCGGATGAAAGTTCAGATGAATATGATGAGTGCGAGCCCAGCGGAGACGCTAAACTCATAGACATGGCCAGCAAG ATGTCCTTGGTGGTTCCCAAGGCAAGGAAAGCCCGTTACAGCAGCCTGTGCAGCGACGACGAGCTGCTGGAGGACGACACCAACTGTTACGAATCAGTGTCTGAGAA acGGAGTTCATGGATCGAAGATTTCGGTTCGATCTCTGGCTCTCAGAACAGCATCTACCTGCCGAACACAGGTCATGTTAGTGCTCCGCCCCCTCGGGAAGACCCCGCCTCCACCAGCGTCCCTGTGATTAAAATGGGCTGGCTGTACAAGAATCCTCCTCAGGG gtctcTGATCTACCAGCACCGCTGGGTCAAACTGGATGCTGAATACCTGAGATACTTCGACACTGAGAAG gacgtCTACTCTAAGAGGATCATCCCAACACTGTCCATCACCAGTGTGGTCAACGTTGGAGAGCAGAAGTTTGAAGTGGTGACGCACAATCGCACTTTCCTGTTTCGAGCCGAGAGCGACT tggagCGGAGCGAGTGGGTGACGGTGTTAAAGAGCTGTGTGGGGGTCTCCCACGCTCGCACCAGTCTGGACGTGACCTTTAACCCCTGCGTGAGCTACGAGATGAAGGGTTACCTGGAGCTGCGCGGCCTGCGCTCCAAACTCTACACCGTGGTGTGTGCAGATAAAGTCTTCCTCTACAAGAACACTGAG gaTTATCGTCTGGGGATCGGCATCACCTCGATTGATATGAATGTTGGTAATGTGAAGGAAGTGGATCGGAGAGCGTTCGATCTGACCACACCTTATCGTATATTCAG TTTTGTAGCAGATACGGATCAGCTGAAGGATCAGTGGGTGGAGGCCATGCGTAACTCTATCGCAGAGGCCTTGTCCAATTACGAAGTGGCTGAACGGATCTGGGCGGAGCCGTCCAATCAGATGTGTGCTGACTGCAGCGCTGCCAAACCTGAGTGGGCCGCCatcaacctgtgcgtggttttcTGCAAGCGATGTGCAG GAGAGCATCGTGGTCTCGGTCAGAGCATATCTAAAGTGCGCAGTCTCAAAATGGACAAGAAGGTCTGGACTGATGATCTCATCcag CTGTTTCTTGCTCTAGGAAACGAACGAGCCAATCAGTTTTGGGCGGCAAACGTCCCGCCCAGCGAGGCTTTGACCCTGAACAGCAGCAGCGAGGAGCGACGCCGCTTCATCGCAGCAAAATACCGCGAGGGGAAATACCGCCGATATCACCCGCTGTTCGGCAACCAGAGAGAGCTCAACAAC gcGCTGTGCATTAACGTCCAGTCGAGCGATGTGTGTGAGACGCTGGCGCTGGTGTTCTGCGGCGCTGATGTGAGCTGTGACACCGGTGACCCCGAGCTGACCTCCCCGATCGCTCTGGCACAACACCACGGACAGAACCTGCAGCTGGAGTTCCTCATGCAGAACCGCAACACAG AGCTCCCGAGGTCAGAGGTGAAGGTTGCTATAGACCGGGTGCACTACATGGCCCCGCCCTCGGTCACGCATAACGGGTTTCTATTTAAGACCGCCTCTATGGCTCGACCAATCACAGAGAAGAAGGGAAAAGAAG aCTTCAGTCGGCGCTGGTGTGTGCTGAATGATGGGAATTTTAGCTATTATGAAAGTGACAAAAACGCTACGCCGAACGGAGGACTGAAGATGAAGGAGATCGTCTGTCTGGCTGTCAGCCCTCCTGAGACTCATGG GTACGATCACACGTTTGAGCTGTACTCGGAGGCCGAGCGCTTGTATCTGTTCGGCACTGATAATCCCGAGACCATGCGCGAGTGGGTCAAATCCATAGCAAAG TCGTTCATTCCTGCGGCCGCGGAGGATCTGTTACTGAAGGACTTCGAGCGCATCGGCCGGCTGCGTTATAAAGACAGACTGAACCGGGAGATGTCCAGACTGGGCTGGTTCTGTCTGGTGGGGTCCAGCCTGCACATCCGGCTGGAGGAGCACGCCGCAGACGAGACCATCGACCTGCAGAAGCTCCAGGAGCTCT cgatCCAGCCGGAGAACGAGGTTCTGGTTCTGGTGGAACGAGGCAG AACGCTGTACATCGAGGGCGAGAGGAAGCTGGACTTCCAGGGCTGGGCGGCTGCCATCCAGAGGGCTGCTGGGAGTTCTGGAGACACACTGAGTCAGCAGCAGCTGACGGAGGCCGATATTCCCGTGATCGTGGAGCGCTGCATTCACTTCACCACTCAATACG gtCTGACCTCAGAGGGAATCTATCGTAAGAGTGGTGTGAACAGTAAGATCGCCGCCCTGCTGGAGGAGTTCAGACGCGACGCCAGGTGTGTTTGGCTGAAGGAAGGGGAACATCAGGTGGATGACGTCTCTAACGTCCTCAAGCGCTTCTTCAGAGACATCGAGGAGGGATTGTTTGGCCTGGATGCACACAGCTGGCTCAGCGCTACAG ctttCACAGATGAGAGCAGTCGTATCTGTCAGTATCGTCTTCTGTTCAGTAATCTTCCCCGAGTCAACCAGGCCACACTACGAGCGCTAGTTAATCATTTATACTG cgtCCAGCGGTTTGCGGATCTCAATCAGATGAATCTTCACAATCTGGCCATCGTGTTCGGCCCGACTCTCTTCCAGGCGGACGGGAAGGACTACAGCGCCGGACGGGTCATCGAGGATCTCATCCAACACTACGTCACTATATTCGCT gtgAACGAGCTGCAGCTGAAGAAGCAGTTAGATGAGATCACATACATCATAAAGCTCAGAGACAACCTTGCGCCTAAAGCAGGAACG ggcaGTGGTGATTTTATCTGTACGGTTTACCTGGAGGAGAAGAAGGACACCGCTGAACAGCATGTGAAG ATTCCCGCCACGATGACGGCCGCAGAACTGACCTTCGAGATCCTGGACAGACGGAAAATCAGCGTTAAGGAGAAAGACTACTGGTGCTGCTTCGAGGTGAACGAGAAAGAGGAGATGG agcgGCCGCTGCACTACCAGGAGAAAGTGCTGCCCATCTTTCATTCCCTGGGCACAGACAGTCACCTTCTGGTCAAGAAGCACTTCTCCATGGAGGCCATGCTGGTCTATCTGG CCAGTAAAGTGGAGGTGTCTAAACACGGTATGATGAAGTTCAGAGAAGAGAGGAGTCTGCTGGGGTTGAGCACGGGAAGCTTCAATGACCGATACTTCATCCTGACCAACACCTCGCTCAGACTCTATAAAGAAGTCCGG aGTAATCGTGCCGAGAGAGAGTGGCCCGTCAAGTGTCTGAAAGTCTATCATGGCATTAAAAAGAAGCTCCGTCCGCCGACATG ctGGGGTCTCACAGTCATCTATGAGAGTGAGAAACAGGAGAAGCAGGAGAGACAGCAGtg gtgTCTCTGCTGTGACACACAGAATGAAATGAGGGAGTGGTTTGCTACGTTCATGAGCGTACAG